The DNA window CGCGCTCAGCGGCCACGGCTCGCTGATCGTCTCCGACGCCCTCAACCACGCCTCGATCGTCGACGGCTGCCGCCTCTCGCGCGCCACGACCTCCGTAGTGCCGCACGCCGACCCGGACGCCGTACGCAAGACGCTCGACGCGCACGACGGCCGCGCCCTCGCCGTCACCGACTCGGTCTTCTCGGTGGACGGCGACGCGGCGCCCCTCGCGGAACTGGCGGCCGCATGCCGTGCGTACGGCGCCGCCCTCCTCGTCGACGACGCGCACGGCCTCGGTGTCCTCGGCGACGGCGGCAGGGGGGCACCGCACGCGGCGGGGCTGGCGGGAGCGGACGGTGTGGTCGCCACCCTCACGCTGTCGAAGTCGCTGGGCAGCCAGGGCGGAGCGGTCCTCGGTCCGGCCAGGGTCATCGACCACCTGGTCAACACGGCCCGTACGTTCATCTTCGACACCGGCCTGGCACCGGCCGCCGCGGGCGCCGCGCTGGCGAGCGCGAGGCTGCTGCGCCGGGAGCCGGAACTCGCGGGGCGAGCCCGTACGGTCGCCGCGTCACTGCACGGGGGGCTGACGGACGCCGGTCTGTCCGCCGTACGCCCGGACGCGGCCGTTGTGTCGGTCCTGGCGCCCTCGCCGGAGGCGGCGGTGCGGTGGGCCGCCGACTGCCGGGCGGCCGGCCTCGTCGTGGGCTGCTTCCGCCCGCCGTCGGTACCGGACGGGATCTCCCGGCTCAGGCTCACCGCACGCGCGGACCTGACGGACGCGCAGGTCGCACAAGCGGTGGCAACGGTCGTACGGACCGCTCCCTCCGCCGCTTTCTGACGCACCGCCGGTCAGGGCCGGCGTTGCGCCCCGCCGAGTGCCTCGTCGCGTACGGCGGACAGGAAACTCGTCCACGTGTCCGCCCCGAAGAGCAGCGCCGGCCGTGTGACGTGCTTCGAATCGCGCACGGCCAGCAGGCCGCCGTCGACGCGCGCCGTCTCGACGCAGTTGTTCATCCCGGTGCTGCGGCTGCTGCGCCGCCACCGGGCTCCGTACAGGTCAGTGCTGGAAGGTACGTGCGCGAGCGGAGCGGACATGGTGCCTCCCTACCGGGCATCACCGATACGGGCGATGAGAGCGGATGATTCCTCGGGTGAAAGAGCCTGTGCCTGAAGCGCGTTGAACGCGGCTTCGTACGCCTTGAGGTCTTCTTTCCGTTCGAGATAGAGGCTACTCGTCAAGTGGTCGATAACAACCATGTCCAGATCGGCCATGTTCGGAAAGGAGAAAATAACAAGTCCAATGTGGGCGCCCGACTCGAAGGGCAGAACCTGTAAACGGACATGAGGCAATTCCCCCACCTCCAGCAACTGCCGTAACTGTTCTTTCATGACCTGCCGGCCACCCACCGGCCGCCGCAGCGCCGCCTCGTCGAGTACGGCGCGCAGATCCAGTGGCCTCGCTCCGCGCAGTACCTCCTGGCGTGCGATCCGTACCTCGACCAGCGAATCGACCTTCGCCCCGGGCAGACCCGCGAGCGCCGCCCGCGTCACCGCCCGCGCGTAGTCCGGCGTCTGGAGCAGCCCGGGTACCACCGTGGTCTCCAGCGTGCGCGCCGAACCCGCCTGCGACTCCAGGCTGATGAGGTCGCGGTACTGGGGCGGCAGCAGCCCCCGATAGGCGTGCCACCAGTGCTTGCCGCCCTCTTTCGCCGACAGGCCGGTCAACGCGTCGACCAGTTCCCGCAGCCGGGGGTCCTTCACTCCGTACACGTCGAGCAGCCGGGTCACGTCGGACGGCTTCACCGCGCTGCGGCCCGTCTCGATCCTGCTCACCTTCGACTGGTGCCACCCGACGAGCCGGGCGGCCTGGGGGCTGGTGAGCCCCGCCCTGTCACGCAGTCTCCGCAGCTCGTCCCCGAGCCTGCGCCGACGTACGGCGGGACTGTGCCGCATTTCCGCCTCCTCCCAACAGAGGAGGATGCGCCGGCCGGAGCCCGAATACGTTCTCGCGTAGCAGAGTTCACCGCTTCGAGCTACAGATATATGCATATCTTGGGGGATCGCCCCCTATCACAGCACCATGAGTGGCACTCTGGCGCGAAAGCACAATCCGAGGCCGTCCTAGAAGTTCATCCGCTACGAGTCGGAGTCCGGCCCCGGTGGGAAAGGGACAGCGTCGCCATGGCAGACCACCAGGAAGCATCCGTCACTCTGCCGAGCGAGCCAGCCTCGGTCTCCGCCGCGAGGAGATATGTCGCGGAGATTCTCGGCGAGTGGGGGATGCCCCCGGGATCCGAAGCCGCCGACACCGTACGGCTGATCGTTTCGGAACTGGCCACCAACGCGGTTCAGCACACGTTCGGGCAGTCGCCGACCTTCACGGTTGACGTCCGGCTCGACCGGGACGAGCAGCTGCGCATCGGCGTCACCGACAGCCACCCCCGCTGGCCCAAACGGCTTCCCGCGGCCGTCCAGCAGGACAACGGGCGGGGCATAGTGATCATCCGATGTCTCACCGCCGAATGCGGTGGGCGGGTCTCCGTCCAGCCCACGCGGGAGGGCGGCAAGACCGTGTGGATCGAGCTGCCCTGGACCGTCCCCGTCCAGCAGCCCGTCGTCCAGTAGACGGCTGCCGGCGGCCCGTCAGGCGGTTCCGCGTTCCTCCGCGCCGCGCTCCACGCAGAACTCGTTGCCCTCCGGGTCGGCCATGACCACCCAGCCCCTGCCGTCCTCGACGCGCTGATCGCTGACTGTCCGGGCACCGAGCGCCGTGAGCCGCTCCACCTCGGCATCCCGGGTGCCGCGCGGCGGCTGGATGTCGAGGTGGACGCGGTTCTTGACGGTCTTGCCCTCCGGCACCCGGACGAACAGGAGCGCCGGCACATGCGGTTGCTCCGGATCGATCAGCACCTCGTCGTCACCCGGTTCGTCCAGCAGCTTGTAGCCGGTCAGGTGGGACCAGAACTCGGCCACGGTATAGGGGTCGTGGGCGTCGAAGGTGATGTGGCGCACCGGGTTCAGGAAGGTCATGGCGGTGAACGTACCTGCCCGCACGGGCAGGCGACACGCAATATTCAGCGCACCCGGCCGTACCAGACGCTCTTGGACCAGATCTTCTCCAGCTTGACCACGGAGCCGGACTTGGGGGAGTGCCAGATCTTGCCGCTCCCCGCGTAGATGCCCACGTGGTAGACGCTGCGTCCGGAATGGAAGAACACCAGGTCGCCGCGCTTGCGGCTGGAGGCGGAGATGTGGCGGGTCTTGTTGTACTGGGACTGCGCCGTTCGCGGCAGGCTCTTGCCGGCCTTCTTGTACGAATAGAGCGTCAGCCCTGAGCAGTCGAACCGGCTCGGGCCGGCCGCCCCGTACTTGTACGGTGCGCCCTTCTTCGACGCGGCGATGTTGAGCGCCTTCGTCGAATGCGCCGCGGCGTGTGCCTCGGGGACGGCCCCCGGCGCCAGCATCGTGCCGCCGATCGCGGCGAGGGTGAGAGCCGAAGCGGCTCCGGCCCGGGACAGTACGGACGGAACGTTCTTGTGCGCGGTCATGCGCAACCCTTCGTCAGCCGCCTGTGAAGGATGACCTGTCGGGTTCGGACAGGCGAAGATGCCCGGCCGCGTGCTGCGGCTTCACCCCGAGGGACGACCGTCTCCGGTCACCCCGTACTGCTTGGGTCCTCCACTCCTGCCGATGCACTCCTGTCGACCAGTCATCCGGGACGGCGGCAGGACTCGGCGTCCGCCCGGACCGCCCCGCCGCGGTGGCGGGGGCTTGTCGTCCCAGGGATCTTGACTCATGAACCACCGGATTTCCGAGCTGAGACGGCGTTTTGTGAGGCTCCTCACCGATGACCCGTTCGGGTGGACAAGGTTGTCCGGAGGGCGGGGCGTCGGTGCCCGGCGACGCCCGTACCAGCGGCGGAATGCCTCATTCCGCCCGGTGTGCAGGCGTGTTGCGCAAGTTGGGGCGTACCGCTGTTCAGGTATTTCCTACCCCGTTTGGATGAGCGTTTCTGGTACGCCAATGGGGTAGCCGCGCCGCGTGTCTCTCAACTCGCGGACACCGGCGGGAGGGTGACGCGACCCGCCCGGCGCTCTCCGTCGAGCACCCGCAAGGCCCGCGTGAGCGTGGCGGCGTGCACGCGCGCCTCACCCCGCTCGTGCATGAGGGTCAGGGCGTCCCGCAGGCCGGCGGCCTTCCCCGCGAGGGCCTGGGCGGCCCGCAGGGCGCCGTAGGTGTCGGCGCCGTGCGCCGGATTGATCCGTCCCACCAGATCGACGACTTCCAGGTAGCGGTCGACGAACTCGCACTCGGCGCGGGTCAGTGCGGGCAGCGGCGGCAGTTCGGGCGGCAGCACGGCCGGGTTCACCTCGTCGGGGAGGACGCGAGGGAGCCCTTGCGGCTCGGTACGACATGGTCGACCAGGCCGTACGCCAGGGCCGCTTCGGCGGTGAACACCTTGTCGCGCTCGATGTCGGCGTCCACCCGGTCGGCGCTCTGCCCGGTGTGCCGCGCCAGGAGCCGGCTGAGCAACTGCCGCGTCCGCGCCAACTCCCGCGCCTCGATCTCCAGGTCGGAGGGCCGGCCGTGCACCGGACGGTCGATGGAGGGCTGGCGGAGCAGCACCCGGGCGCCCGGCAGCGCGAGGCGCTTGCCCGGGGTGCCGGCCGCGAGCAGCAGAGCGGCCGAGGACGCGGCCTGGCCGAGGCAGATCGTCTCGACGTCGCAGTTGACGAACTGGATGGTGTCGTAGATCGCGGACATGGCGGTGTGCGAGCCGCCGGGGGAGTTGATGTAGAGCGAGATGGCCCGGTCGGGCGCGGCGTGTTCGAGGTGCATGAACTGCGCCGTCACGTCATTGGCGGCGGTGTCGTCGACAGCCGTCCCCAGGAAGACGATCCGCTCGTCGAGCAGCTTCCCGTACGGATCGACCGTGCGGCTCCCGGTGGCGGTGCGCTCGGTGAACTCGGGAAGTACGTAGCGGGCGCGGTGGGAAAGGGGTCGGTTCATGCGGCGCCTCCGGCTCTGTGTAAAAAATGTACAGGACGTACAGCTCGTACTATGGGGAGCATGGCTTACGAGATTCCGGTGACGCAAGCCCGGGCAGAACTGGCGGAGCTGATCAACCGCGTCGTATACGGCGGTGAACGCGTGGTCGTGACCCGGCACGGGAAGCCGCTGGTGGCGCTCGTTTCCGCCGCTGACCTGGCACGACTGGAGGGCGCGCAGGAAGAGGCCGATGAGTCGGTGATCAGTTCGGTCTCCACGATCGGCTCCGCCGCGTCCGCTCCGGGCGAACGGCGGCGCTTCGGTATCGCCGCCGAGCGCCGGGGCGAGACTCCCGGCAGCTGACGCCCGTACGGGGGTCCGCGCTCCGGTTGCCCGCACGCGTCGGCCGCGTGGATGACCATGGACGCGCAAAGGGCCAGTTAACGCGTTGGAAAAACTTCCGCTCTAACGTGCAATGCCTGGCCCGGCGGTCAGAAAACGCAGGTCAACAGAGTGTTGAAGTCGGATAGGGTCCCGCTGCGCCCGGGGTGGACGAAGTGGTTCCGCTACCGTCCTCGACCCCGCTGACGCGTTGGCTTCCGCCTGCCCCCGTCCGGGCGGCCCGGCGGTACGACTGGAGGTAGCACGCGTGCAACTGACCCCGCACGAGCAGGAACGACTGCTCATCCATGTGGCGGCGGACGTCGCGGAGAAGCGCCGCGCGCGCGGCGTGAAGCTCAATCACCCCGAATCGATCGCGCTCATCACCGCGCACATCCTCGAAGGCGCCCGCGACGGCCTCAGCGTCGCGGAACTCATGGCCTCCGGGCGCAAGGTGCTCACCCGTGCCGACGTCATGGAGGGCATCCCCGAGATGATCCACGACGTGCAGGTCGAGGCGACCTTCCCGGACGGCACCAAGCTCGTCACCGTCCACGAACCGATCGCCTGACGGAAAGACGCGGCCGATGATCCCCGGAGAGATCCTGTACGCCGACGAGCCCGTCGCCCTCAACGAGGGCCTCGCCGTCACCCGCCTCACCGTCCTCAACGCGGCCGACCGGCCCGTCCAGGTCGGCTCCCACTACCACTTCGCCGAGGCCAACCCCGGCCTCGACTTCGACCGCGCCGCCGCCCGCGGCCTGCGGCTGAACATCGCCGCGGGCACCGCCGTGCGCTTCGAGCCCGGCATCCCCGTCGACGTCGAACTCGTCCCCGTCGCCGGGCGACGCGTCGTCGCCGGTCTGCGCGGGGAGACCGGAGGTGCCCTCGATGCCTGAGCTCTCGCGCCCTGTGTACGCCGACCTGTTCGGCCCCACCACCGGCGACCGCATCCGTCTCGCCGACACCGACCTGCTCATCGAGATCGAGGAGGACCGCTGCGGCGGCCCCGGACGCGCCGGTGACGAGGCGGTGTTCGGCGGCGGCAAGGTCATCCGCGAGTCCATGGGCCAGGCCCGTACGACCCGGGCCGAGGGCGCACCCGACACCGTCATCACCGGCGCCGTGATCCTCGACCACTGGGGCATCGTCAAGGCGGACATCGGCCTGCGGGACGGGCGGATCACCGGCATCGGCAAGGCCGGCAACCCCGACACCATGGACGGCGTACACCCGGACCTGGTCATCGGCCCCGAGACCGAGATCATCGCCGGCAACGGGAAGATCCTCACCGCCGGAACCATCGACGCGCACGTCCACTTCATCTCGCCGACCGTCGTCGACCAGGCGCTCTCCTCCGGGATCACCACGCTCGTCGGCGGCGGCACCGGGCCCGCCGAGGGAACCAAGGCCACGACGGTCACGCCCGGCGGCTGGCACCTGGCCCGGATGTTCGAGGCGCTGGAGCACTACCCGGTCAACATCGGGCTGCTCGGCAAGGGCAACACCATGTCCCGCGACGCCATGCACGCCCAGCTGCGGGGCGGCGCGCTCGGATTCAAGATCCACGAGGACTGGGGTGCGACACCTGCCGTCATCGACGCCTGCCTGCGCGTCTGCGAGGAGACCGGCGCGCAGCTCGCCATCCACACCGACACGCTGAACGAGGCCGGGTTCGTCGGCGACACCCTCGCCGCCATCGCCGGGCGCACCATCCACGCGTACCACACCGAGGGCGCCGGCGGCGGGCACGCGCCGGACATCATCACGGTCGTCTCCGAGCCGTACGTCCTGCCCAGTTCCACCAACCCGACCCGGCCGCACACCGTCAACACCATCGAGGAACACCTCGACATGCTGATGGTCTGCCACCACCTCAACCCGGCCGTGCCGGAGGACCTCGCCTTCGCGGAGTCACGGATCCGGCCCTCCACCATCGCGGCCGAGGACATCCTGCACGACCTCGGCGCCATCTCGATCATCTCCTCCGACTCGCAGGCGATGGGCCGGATCGGGGAGGTCGCGCTGCGCACCTGGCAGACCGCTCACGTCATGAAGAAGCGCCGCGGCGCCCTGCCGGGCGACGGGCGCGCCGACAACCACCGTGCGCGTCGCTATGTCGCCAAATACACGATCAACCCGGCCGTCGCCCAGGGCCTCGGTCACGAGATCGGCTCCGTCGAAAGCGGGAAGCTCGCCGACCTCGTGCTGTGGGACCCCGCCTTCTTCGGCGTCAAGCCGCAGCTCGTCATCAAGGGTGGCCAGATCGCGTACGCGCAGATGGGTGACGCCAACGCGTCGATCCCGACGCCGCAGCCGGTGATGCCGAGGCCGATGTTCGGCGCGCTCGGCAGGGCCCCCGCCGCCAATTCGTTCAACTTCGTCGCCGAGGCGGCGATCGAGGACGGGCTGCCCGAACGCCTCGGGCTCGGCAAGCGGTTCGTGGCCATCGGCAACACCCGAGGAGTGACCAAGGCCGACATGCGCGAGAACGACGCCCTCCCGCGCGTCGAAGTCGATCCCGACACCTTCACGGTGACGATCGACGGTGACGCGGTCGAACCCGCACCGGCCGCGGAACTCCCCATGGCCCAGCGTTACTTCCTCTTCTGACCATGGACGCGACCACGGACGCCTCCACCCCCGGCACGCCGGCGACAGCGCCCGGAGCGGCGCGGGCCGCCCTGCTCGTCCTCGCGGACGGGCGGTTCCCCGCCGGGGGCCACGCCCACTCCGGCGGCGCCGAAGCGGCCGTCAAGGCGGGGCGCGTACGCGACGCCGCGGACCTTGCCGCCTTCTGCCGGGGCCGCCTGCACACCACCGGCCTCACCTCGGCGGCCCTGGCCGCCGCGGCGGCAGCCGGTGTGGACCCGCTCGCGCTCGACGAGGCCGCCGACGCCCGTACGCCGTCACCCGCCCTGCGGGCGACGGCGCGCAAGCTCGGCCGGCAGCTCATGCGCGCCGCCCGCGCCACCTGGCCGTGCGACGCGCTCGACACCCTCGCCGCCGCGCGCCCGCGCGGCGCCCACCAGCCCGTCGTGCTCGGGGTCACCGCCCGGGCCGCCGGGCTCGGGCCCGAGGACGCCGCACACTGCGTGGTGTACGAGAGCGTCAGCGGCCCCGCGACCGCGGTCGTACGCCTGCTCGGCCTGGACCCCTTCGAGGCCACCGCCGTCCTCGCCCGCCTCGCGCCCGAACTCGACCAGGTCGCCCGTCGCGCGGCCGACGCCGCCCACCGCGCCCTGACGGAAGGCGCCGGCGCGCTGCCGGCGGCCTCCGCCCCCCTGCTCGACATCACGGCACAGGCACACGCCGCCTGGCCCGTACGCCTCTTCGCCTCGTAACACCGCTACACCCTCAGGAGCCGCCCCGCCATGCACCTCGACCACAGCCACGAGACGACCCCCGCCGTCAGCGCCGACGCCGCCCGCCCCGACGGCACGAAGCGCGCGCTGCGCATCGGGCTCGGCGGCCCGGTCGGTTCCGGCAAGACCGCGACCGTCGCCGCCCTCTGCCGCGCGCTGCGCGAAGAGCTGTCCATCGCCGTCGTCACCAACGACATCTACACGCGCGAGGACGCCGAATTCCTGCTCCGCAACGCCGTGTTGCCGCCCGAGCGCATCCAGGCCGTCGAGACCGGGGCCTGCCCGCACACGGCCATCCGTGACGACATCTCCGCCAACCTCGAAGCCGTCGAGGACCTGGAGGACGCGGTGGGACCGCTCGACCTGATCCTGGTCGAGTCGGGCGGCGACAACCTCACCGCCACCTTCTCCAAGGGGCTCGTCGACGCGCAGGTCTTCGTCATCGACGTGGCGGGCGGCGACGACATCCCGCGCAAGGGCGGCCCGGGGGTCACGACGGCCGATCTGCTGGTCGTCAACAAGACCGACCTCGCTCCGTACGTCGGCTCCGACCTCGGCCGCATGGCCCGCGACGCCGGGGAGCAGCGTGGCGAACTGCCGGTCGTCTTCACCTCGTTGACCTCCGAGGACGGCGTGAAGCCGGTGACCGACTGGGTCCGCTCGCAGCTCGCCGCCTGGTGCGCGTGACCACCGCCGCGCCGGCGGGCATCGAAGCGACGGCCAGGATCACCGCCGTGCCCGACGGCCTCGGCGGCACCCGGCTTCCCGTCCTGGAGAGCGACGGGCCGCTCGCCCTGCGCCGTACGCGCGCGGCCGGCGCGTACGCCCGTGTCACCGTCGTGGGCGCGATGAGCGCACCGCTCGGCGGGGACCGGCTGGCCGTCGAGGCCGACGTAGAGGACGGCGCCGCGCTCGCCGTGGACTCCGCCGCCGCCACGGTCGCCCTGCCCGGCCGGGGCGGAGCCCACGCCCGCTACGACGTACGGCTGACGGCCGGAGCCGGCGCGTGCCTGCGCTGGCTGCCGGAACCGCTCATCTCGGCCCACGGCAGCGACCTGCGGATGACCACCCGCGTCGAGCTCGCCACCTCCGCCCGCCTGGTCCTGCGCGAGGAGCAGATCCTCGGCCGGTACGGCGAGGAGCCCGGCACGCTCACGACCCGGCTCACCGTCCACCGGGCGGGCCGTCCGCTCCTGGACCAGGAACTGTCGTACGGTCCCGAGGCGCCCGGCGGCTGGGACGGCGGCGCGGTGCTCGGCGGACACCGGGCCACCGGCCAACTCCTCGTCGTCGACCCGGGCTTCGAGCGCAACCCTCCCGCGGCGGCCCTGCTGGGCGACAGCGCGGTCCTGACACCGCTCGCCGGGCCCGCCGTGCTGGTCACGGCCGTGGCGGCCGACGCACTCGTGCTGCGGCGGGTACTCGACGGAGCACTTCAGACATTTGGGTGACCGCCATGTGCACCGCTCAGCGGGACACGGCTCGCCGGTTATGGGATTGGTAAAGAACACCAGTGCAGCCTGTTGCCGGAGCCCCTTCAGACGACAGGATTCGCCCGTACGGCCACTGACCATGACCACTGCCGTCACGCACGGCTCAACACTTATAGGGGGAGGCACCACTTGAGACGTTCAGCAGCGCTCGGCTCCGCCGGCACTCTCATAGCGGGCACCTTGATGGCCGGCGCGATAGCCGCGCCGGCTGCCGGCGCCGAGGGCCGCAGCACCAGCACCACCCGCGTCACCAGCTCGTCCGAGGCGCGTGGTGTGCAGCTCGCCGCGTACCGCGCCGCGAAGGCGGGCATCGACTGGCGCGACTGCCCGGCCGACTGGGGCTTCGACAAGCCCATCCAGTGCGGCTGGGTCACCGTTCCGGTCGACTACGCCAAGCCCAACGGCCGGAAGATCGAGATCGCCGTCGACCGCGTCGGCAACACGGGCTCCGAGGCGGACCGCCAGGGCGCGCTCCTCTACAACCCCGGCGGCCCCGGCGGCTCGGGCATGCGCTTCCCCACCCGCGTCACCAAGAAGAACCCGATCTACACGAAGCTGGCCAAGGCGTACGACTTCGTGGGCTTCGACCCGCGCGGTGTCGGT is part of the Streptomyces agglomeratus genome and encodes:
- a CDS encoding 8-amino-7-oxononanoate synthase; amino-acid sequence: MPQGPFDPFDWIDEQAAVRAKAGLVRTLRPRSAESALLDLASNDYLGLTHHPEVTSAAAEAARRWGAGATGSRLVTGSTRLHAELERELADFCGFEAALVLSSGYAANLAALTALSGHGSLIVSDALNHASIVDGCRLSRATTSVVPHADPDAVRKTLDAHDGRALAVTDSVFSVDGDAAPLAELAAACRAYGAALLVDDAHGLGVLGDGGRGAPHAAGLAGADGVVATLTLSKSLGSQGGAVLGPARVIDHLVNTARTFIFDTGLAPAAAGAALASARLLRREPELAGRARTVAASLHGGLTDAGLSAVRPDAAVVSVLAPSPEAAVRWAADCRAAGLVVGCFRPPSVPDGISRLRLTARADLTDAQVAQAVATVVRTAPSAAF
- a CDS encoding DUF397 domain-containing protein → MSAPLAHVPSSTDLYGARWRRSSRSTGMNNCVETARVDGGLLAVRDSKHVTRPALLFGADTWTSFLSAVRDEALGGAQRRP
- a CDS encoding helix-turn-helix domain-containing protein, with protein sequence MRHSPAVRRRRLGDELRRLRDRAGLTSPQAARLVGWHQSKVSRIETGRSAVKPSDVTRLLDVYGVKDPRLRELVDALTGLSAKEGGKHWWHAYRGLLPPQYRDLISLESQAGSARTLETTVVPGLLQTPDYARAVTRAALAGLPGAKVDSLVEVRIARQEVLRGARPLDLRAVLDEAALRRPVGGRQVMKEQLRQLLEVGELPHVRLQVLPFESGAHIGLVIFSFPNMADLDMVVIDHLTSSLYLERKEDLKAYEAAFNALQAQALSPEESSALIARIGDAR
- a CDS encoding ATP-binding protein, producing the protein MADHQEASVTLPSEPASVSAARRYVAEILGEWGMPPGSEAADTVRLIVSELATNAVQHTFGQSPTFTVDVRLDRDEQLRIGVTDSHPRWPKRLPAAVQQDNGRGIVIIRCLTAECGGRVSVQPTREGGKTVWIELPWTVPVQQPVVQ
- a CDS encoding VOC family protein, whose translation is MTFLNPVRHITFDAHDPYTVAEFWSHLTGYKLLDEPGDDEVLIDPEQPHVPALLFVRVPEGKTVKNRVHLDIQPPRGTRDAEVERLTALGARTVSDQRVEDGRGWVVMADPEGNEFCVERGAEERGTA
- a CDS encoding C40 family peptidase — encoded protein: MTAHKNVPSVLSRAGAASALTLAAIGGTMLAPGAVPEAHAAAHSTKALNIAASKKGAPYKYGAAGPSRFDCSGLTLYSYKKAGKSLPRTAQSQYNKTRHISASSRKRGDLVFFHSGRSVYHVGIYAGSGKIWHSPKSGSVVKLEKIWSKSVWYGRVR
- a CDS encoding ATP-dependent Clp protease proteolytic subunit; protein product: MNRPLSHRARYVLPEFTERTATGSRTVDPYGKLLDERIVFLGTAVDDTAANDVTAQFMHLEHAAPDRAISLYINSPGGSHTAMSAIYDTIQFVNCDVETICLGQAASSAALLLAAGTPGKRLALPGARVLLRQPSIDRPVHGRPSDLEIEARELARTRQLLSRLLARHTGQSADRVDADIERDKVFTAEAALAYGLVDHVVPSRKGSLASSPTR
- a CDS encoding type II toxin-antitoxin system Phd/YefM family antitoxin → MAYEIPVTQARAELAELINRVVYGGERVVVTRHGKPLVALVSAADLARLEGAQEEADESVISSVSTIGSAASAPGERRRFGIAAERRGETPGS
- a CDS encoding urease subunit gamma, giving the protein MQLTPHEQERLLIHVAADVAEKRRARGVKLNHPESIALITAHILEGARDGLSVAELMASGRKVLTRADVMEGIPEMIHDVQVEATFPDGTKLVTVHEPIA
- a CDS encoding urease subunit beta; this translates as MIPGEILYADEPVALNEGLAVTRLTVLNAADRPVQVGSHYHFAEANPGLDFDRAAARGLRLNIAAGTAVRFEPGIPVDVELVPVAGRRVVAGLRGETGGALDA
- a CDS encoding urease subunit alpha — translated: MPELSRPVYADLFGPTTGDRIRLADTDLLIEIEEDRCGGPGRAGDEAVFGGGKVIRESMGQARTTRAEGAPDTVITGAVILDHWGIVKADIGLRDGRITGIGKAGNPDTMDGVHPDLVIGPETEIIAGNGKILTAGTIDAHVHFISPTVVDQALSSGITTLVGGGTGPAEGTKATTVTPGGWHLARMFEALEHYPVNIGLLGKGNTMSRDAMHAQLRGGALGFKIHEDWGATPAVIDACLRVCEETGAQLAIHTDTLNEAGFVGDTLAAIAGRTIHAYHTEGAGGGHAPDIITVVSEPYVLPSSTNPTRPHTVNTIEEHLDMLMVCHHLNPAVPEDLAFAESRIRPSTIAAEDILHDLGAISIISSDSQAMGRIGEVALRTWQTAHVMKKRRGALPGDGRADNHRARRYVAKYTINPAVAQGLGHEIGSVESGKLADLVLWDPAFFGVKPQLVIKGGQIAYAQMGDANASIPTPQPVMPRPMFGALGRAPAANSFNFVAEAAIEDGLPERLGLGKRFVAIGNTRGVTKADMRENDALPRVEVDPDTFTVTIDGDAVEPAPAAELPMAQRYFLF
- a CDS encoding urease accessory protein UreF, which gives rise to MDATTDASTPGTPATAPGAARAALLVLADGRFPAGGHAHSGGAEAAVKAGRVRDAADLAAFCRGRLHTTGLTSAALAAAAAAGVDPLALDEAADARTPSPALRATARKLGRQLMRAARATWPCDALDTLAAARPRGAHQPVVLGVTARAAGLGPEDAAHCVVYESVSGPATAVVRLLGLDPFEATAVLARLAPELDQVARRAADAAHRALTEGAGALPAASAPLLDITAQAHAAWPVRLFAS
- the ureG gene encoding urease accessory protein UreG; the protein is MHLDHSHETTPAVSADAARPDGTKRALRIGLGGPVGSGKTATVAALCRALREELSIAVVTNDIYTREDAEFLLRNAVLPPERIQAVETGACPHTAIRDDISANLEAVEDLEDAVGPLDLILVESGGDNLTATFSKGLVDAQVFVIDVAGGDDIPRKGGPGVTTADLLVVNKTDLAPYVGSDLGRMARDAGEQRGELPVVFTSLTSEDGVKPVTDWVRSQLAAWCA
- a CDS encoding urease accessory protein UreD, whose amino-acid sequence is MTTAAPAGIEATARITAVPDGLGGTRLPVLESDGPLALRRTRAAGAYARVTVVGAMSAPLGGDRLAVEADVEDGAALAVDSAAATVALPGRGGAHARYDVRLTAGAGACLRWLPEPLISAHGSDLRMTTRVELATSARLVLREEQILGRYGEEPGTLTTRLTVHRAGRPLLDQELSYGPEAPGGWDGGAVLGGHRATGQLLVVDPGFERNPPAAALLGDSAVLTPLAGPAVLVTAVAADALVLRRVLDGALQTFG